The Vicia villosa cultivar HV-30 ecotype Madison, WI linkage group LG1, Vvil1.0, whole genome shotgun sequence genome includes a region encoding these proteins:
- the LOC131644152 gene encoding pentatricopeptide repeat-containing protein At3g04760, chloroplastic-like has product MNLQLQPQQPPTDSSSLSMTTFSTQFLSHTLNFRNHPNHTSRHSYPNFVTSSTPLLNEGNANIRRTRINQAQIRVNETRPKLDQNYDLMKALDRSCKSGKYDESLYSLQQMVNRGYNPDVVLCTKLIKGFFNSKKIEKAIQVLEILEKHGEPDVFAYTAVINGFCKSDRDDAANKVLDRMKKRGLAPNVVTYNILIGNLCGRGKLDLALRVMDQLLKDNCRPTVVTYTILIKATIIEAGIDKAMKLLDEMLSRGFRPNTYTYNILLKSLLNEGKWEAGKSLMSDMLDKGCEPSSVTYNTLIGSLCRAGKIGEAENVLKNMKKTGLAPDVVTYNILIGNLCGRGKLDLALRVMDQLLKDNCRPTVVTYTILIKATIIEGGIDKAMKLLDEMSSRGIRPNTYTYTILLKSLLNEGKWEAGKSLISDMSDKGCEPNSVTYNTLISAFCKEGKVNLAIECLDNMISDGRLPDIVCYSSILASLCSSGQVGEALNIFEKRGKVGCPPNASSYHILFVALWNSGNKIRALRMILEMLSKGIDPDEFTYNSLISCLCRDGLVDQAIELLVDMMESHKFQPTVISYNAVIRVLCKVQRVIDAIEVLAAMNQRGCLPNETTYLLLIQGIGFGGWRNDAMELANSLVNMDAISEDSFKRWNKTFHAIDAHKELAVSE; this is encoded by the coding sequence ATGAATCTCCAACTACAACCGCAACAACCACCGACAGATTCATCGTCCTTATCAATGACAACATTTTCAACCCAATTCCTGTCACACACTCTTAATTTCAGAAACCATCCAAACCACACTTCTCGCCATTCATACCCAAACTTCGTCACTTCCTCAACCCCACTTCTAAACGAAGGCAACGCCAACATCCGAAGAACAAGAATCAACCAAGCACAAATCAGGGTCAATGAAACAAGGCCCAAACTTGATCAAAATTACGATTTAATGAAAGCTCTCGACAGGTCATGCAAATCAGGTAAGTACGATGAGTCTCTCTACTCGCTTCAGCAAATGGTTAATAGGGGTTATAATCCTGATGTTGTTCTCTGCACAAAATTGATTAAGGGTTTTTTCAATTCTAAGAAAATCGAGAAAGCTATTCAGGTTTTGGAGATTTTGGAGAAGCACGGTGAGCCTGATGTTTTTGCTTATACTGCTGTTATAAACGGGTTTTGTAAATCTGATAGAGATGATGCTGCCAATAAGGTGCTTGATAGAATGAAAAAGAGAGGTTTGGCTCCTAATGTTGTTACTTATAATATTCTTATTGGGAATCTTTGTGGGAGGGGTAAACTTGATTTGGCTTTGAGGGTTATGGATCAGTTGTTGAAAGATAATTGTAGGCCAACTGTTGTAACTTATACTATTTTGATTAAAGCAACTATTATTGAAGCTGGTATTGATAAAGCTATGAAGCTTTTGGATGAGATGTTGTCGAGAGGGTTTCGACCTAATACATATACTTATAATATTCTGTTGAAGAGTCTTTTGAATGAAGGGAAATGGGAAGCGGGGAAGAGTTTGATGTCGGATATGTTGGATAAAGGTTGTGAGCCAAGTTCTGTGACATACAACACATTGATTGGCTCGCTTTGTCGTGCTGGTAAAATTGGCGAGGCTGAGAATGTATTGAAGAATATGAAGAAGACAGGTTTGGCTCCTGATGTTGTTACTTATAATATTCTTATTGGGAATCTTTGTGGGAGGGGTAAACTTGATTTGGCTTTGAGGGTTATGGATCAGTTGTTGAAAGATAATTGTAGGCCAACTGTTGTAACTTATACTATTTTGATCAAAGCAACTATTATTGAAGGTGGTATTGATAAAGCTATGAAGCTTTTGGATGAGATGTCGTCGAGAGGGATTCGACCTAATACATATACTTATACTATTCTGTTGAAGAGTCTTTTGAATGAAGGGAAATGGGAAGCAGGGAAGAGTTTGATATCGGATATGTCGGATAAAGGTTGTGAGCCGAATTCTGTGACATACAACACGTTGATTTCTGCTttttgcaaagaaggaaaagtaaATTTGGCTATAGAGTGTTTGGATAACATGATATCAGATGGTCGTTTGCCTGATATTGTTTGCTATAGCTCGATTTTGGCTTCTCTGTGTAGCAGTGGACAAGTTGGTGAGGCTTTGAACATCTTTGAGAAGCGCGGTAAAGTGGGTTGTCCTCCAAATGCAAGTTCTTATCATATATTGTTTGTTGCATTGTGGAACAGCGGCAATAAAATTAGAGCGTTACGGATGATTCTGGAGATGTTAAGCAAAGGCATTGATCCTGATGAGTTCACCTATAATTCACTTATTTCTTGCTTGTGCAGAGATGGGTTGGTGGATCAGGCAATTGAGTTGCTGGTTGACATGATGGAGAGTCACAAGTTTCAGCCTACTGTTATTAGTTACAATGCTGTTATTCGTGTATTGTGCAAGGTGCAAAGAGTCATAGATGCTATTGAGGTGCTTGCTGCTATGAATCAGAGAGGATGCTTGCCAAATGAAACAACCTACTTATTGTTGATTCAAGGGATTGGTTTTGGAGGATGGCGAAATGACGCGATGGAGTTGGCTAACTCACTTGTTAACATGGATGCTATATCGGAAGATTCATTCAAACGTTGGAACAAAACGTTTCATGCGATTGATGCGCACAAAGAGCTTGCAGTATCTGAATGA
- the LOC131644153 gene encoding lipoyl synthase 1, mitochondrial-like — protein MINEHLYGFQLELVKHECERKDYHHMHIYPCDDYCADFVAPVPDFQGNAEWVEKVSKSGLDVFAHNIETVEELQSAVRDHRANFKQSLDFAPTGTLTKTSIILGCGETPDQIVKAMEKVRVAGVDVMTFGQYMRPSKRHMPVSEYITHEAFEKYQTLGMEMGFRYVASGPMVRSSYKAGEFYIKSMIESDRAASSSKLSTC, from the exons ATGATAAATGAGCATCTATATGGTTTTCAATTAGAGCTGGTGAAGCATGAATGTGAAAGGAAAGACTATCATCACATGCACATTTATCCTTGTGATGATTATTGTGCTGATTTTGTTGCACCAGTTCCTGACTTTCAAGGAAATGCTGAATGGGTAGAGAAAGTTTCCAAATCAGGACTAGATGTCTTTGCACACAATATCGAGACAGTTGAAGAGCTTCAAAGTGCTGTGCGGGATCATCGGGCTAATTTTAAGCAGTCTTTGGATTTCGCCCCTACGGGGACCCTCACCAAGACTTCAATAATATTAGGTTGTGGGGAAACACCTGACCAGATTGTAAAGGCAATGGAGAAAGTGAGAGTTGCAGGTGTTGATGTGATGACATTTGGTCAGTATATGAGACCCTCAAAGCGCCATATGCCAGTATCAGAATATATCACCCACGAGGCCTTTGAGAAGTATCAGACTCTTGGCATGGAAATG GGATTTCGATATGTGGCATCTGGGCCCATGGTAAGGTCATCATATAAAGCAGGTGAATTCTATATTAAATCCATGATTGAATCGGATCGAGCCGCATCCTCCTCAAAGCTGAGTacctgttga